CGATGGCACCAGTCGAAAATTCACCGGCAGTGTACTTAAGAAACCGTGAGATTGTCccaaagagttttttttttcttcactagtACGACATATGACATGGCCATTGAAGGGGCAGGACTGCAATCATCCACCACGGATCAAGAATATTATTAAGATCCTGCATAAGCTATATGGAACGGAATGAGTAAACTTCGGAATGGAGCTGTCTGAAAAGGATCTGGTCTATCGACACTTCATACAGAAGCACTGGAGGTGTACTGAAGGCAAAGATCTTACATAAAATGTACTCAGACTTCTAGGCTTAGCCATCTTTTACGGCTACGGACAAATCGCATCCATCGGCCTTTCTCTAAATGATTAAATTATTTCAGCCGCAGGGTGTTTTGGGTCACCTCAACAAAGGATATTAAAAAAGCGGTTTACCAGAGCTAGACGAAACCATCGTTCCACGCTCCTCAGGGTGCTTTGTTAAAATCGGCTTATGTATTTATTAGATAAGATAACTTGAGCAAATTTTCTAGTATTCACTTTTGGGTCACGTGCATTTTCTTGCGTTGTAGAGAGGGTAAAGAGAGAAGCGATACAGTTCTTTGTAGCAACCTACCTCCTGTGTGGTCCTTTTTTTTGCAACATTTAAAGAAAACCCGCGAAATGTGAAAAAAAGAGAAGCACCGACTGCGAACGTACGCAATCATATTCCAGCGCTTCCTACCATGTTCTTAACGAACAAACCTGGCGCGCTGAGCGTGGCCAATTCAGCGGCCGCCGCTCAGTTCGACGGGCTggaaaattataaaaataaaaagaatagggAGAACACCTTGATACACACGATTTCACTGCTTTgccttccttttgttatttttgtgtATGCGATGGCTTAATAGAAGCTCCATCTGAATTGGCTGTCGATGGCCTGCTTAACACTTATCGCGGATCACAGCGCGCGCTTGCAATGCTCAGGAAAAATGTGCTGACGAACTTTAAAGAGCATGCTCACTTCAAGGCGATGATCTCCCCCACTTCGTTCACTAAGAACGCGCTTAGCAGCGCTACATTACTGCAGCGCAAGCGCGCAATCACGGTGTTTTTTTCATCATATTTGGCGGGCTCTCTGTATATCCGGAAAGAAAAGACCACGCACAAGATCAGTTGATACAAAAAACTATATCGAATGCTTCGTAGCCCCTCTATAACTGAACGAGACGCACGGGACCCTAAAGTGAGCATTTTAATTGTTTataactaaactaaactaactaGCTAATTAAACAGAATTTTAAAAATACTCTGTGGGCTGCCACACGACAGGGAAACAATGCCTTTGGCTTCAAAAAGCTCAGGTGCGCCACTTTTTTTTAATCTTTGGTTCAAGTTAGGTGACACTCCATGTTTATTGTGACCACTCATCTCGTGACTCGTTCTGTCAAGAGCTGAGCATTGTGGCGTCGGTAATCCACAGCTCCAGATTTAATCGCAATTATGTTACACTCTGTGCTAAAACGCAAGCAAGGACTTTTTGCATTCTCGTCCAGGCGGGGGGAAAATATTAATCGGAATTTTAATAATGTTCAAGTCATTCAGTAGGCCAATGATTTTCTCGTTTCTTTTTGTGTGGGAATGCGCATGCGGACGTGAATACGTGTAAGCATAAATATGCACTTGAGTGTACGCAGTTAGCTAACACGGTCATTTAATGAACAATCACATTCACGCATCTTGACTCTTCTCTCCACGTCAGAACACTCGCCTATATTATGGCACTCTTTTCACACTGCGCTTGAGGTAGCGGCACTGCATTTTGTGAAATCATCCGGCTTTCAGTCGGTCGGCTAAAACTCTTCCCACGCTGATTAAATTACAGTACAGCACTGAACAATGACCACCAAATATTCTCTTCGCTGATCACCGAGGTGTTCAACATTATTACTCCAGCTCCTTAAACACAACCTTTTCACCCCGGCGAAGCGATAGCGAGTGACTGTAGCTTTGACGACGGCCAAGGAACCAGATAAGGTGTCGGACTCTTCACGTGTGCAGACAGCGGCAGCAGGCTCCACTGTCTGATCGCCTCGTTCGAAGCTGCAGAGAAATGTGTCCTGGCGGCCGTCTTTATACTCTGGTTGGGTTCTCGGCAGAGCTAGACCGCAGACCTCTTTATTTCACGGAGACGATTCCACCCGCCCGTGTGTGTAGCGCATGTGGAATCGTTGCCAAAACGATCGGCATTTTGCCATGTGCCCACTTCATGTGCAGAGGCTGTTACCAAAAATGTGCCGTGCCGGGTGGACACAGCTGCCCTCTGGACGACGAAAAGTGCCGTGACCAGGACGTCGACTGGAAGGACTTCCCCGATGAAAATCTCTTGAGACGCCAGGTGAGACGAGTGCAGAAAGTTACAAAGAGAACGCACATTTTCTTAACACGCAGTTGGAAGATTTGATTTCGAATGGCGGATGAGCTCGACCGCTCTTTGACGCGTGTCGTGAGAATGTAACGTCAGAAAGTCGGGGGTCGTGCCATTAACGACGCGTTTAGTGCTGAGGCATTACTATCGTGTGTCCAGAATTTGGTATTATACTTATGGGCGAAGTTTCAGTAAGGAATCAACTTTGTGGATGGTGCGGAAACATCAATTTGCCCATTAGGAAAGTATGGTGTAAAAAGAGCTTTTCATTTCATTACAGGCGGGCTCATAGTGGTTCTTGCGAGTTCATTGCTTCACGCAAGAGGGAATAACGCGAGGGCACGGGCCAGTTTATTTAATTGGTAAGGCTCAGAGGGACCGTGAAATTATATTTTTAATCTGTGTTATTCGTGGAAAACACCTATGGAAGCCTATGCAAGGTGGGACGACACGCGCCACAAAATGCAAGCTGTATCGTAGTCAGTGGTGCGCGTGCGGGCAACTACTTCCCTAGAGAAGTTTAGCTCCTTTTATCTAAAACCGACAAATTGAGCCGTTCCGCGCCTTTAAAATAAGCTGCTGACAATTATCTGACCAATGAAGGCTAAGGACTTCCAACGATAGATCTGCATCTCGACACTGACGCTGCGCCGTAGGTAGGCGATGCTCTTTGGTGAAATCTTATCAGGGggaaaactttttttcatttcgATAGACAAAGCTCAATTACTTTTACCAGTGGAGCTGAGAAAGTGGTTCTCTTGATTCTCTGGATGAACATTAGTGCCGAAGTAATGAAGAAAAGCAGGAGAAAGAATAAATTCGAGCCTTACACTCATTTTGGATTCGGAAGGCGTGTAACCATTTCCAATAGTTGAACAATAGTTTTCCATAAAGGcgtcttttttcctttctatgTTCTTCGCCTGACGCCCGGAAAAGCGCCTCTGCGCAGTTTAGGGGCTTCTTAGACCGCTAAGCCTGAGACAGGCTTAGGCAGTTTAGAGGGTCAAATAGAAAGATAAAAAGAGTCGAGGCAGAGGTATTTTTGCGCTGCTCTGTGGTATATCGGCAAATCCAAGCGACAACAAACCATAAGCATATTGCCGAGTGACCCAAATGCGAATCGAATCATATTGCTTTGATGAAGACTAGACAGGGTTAACGTCTGAATGGTCGGGATCGGGGCGATAAATGAAATGTGTGTCGTTCACATCGAGGTGCAGCTACAAGCAAGTGAGGTAGCCTAATGGCTTTCTCTTGCCAGACAGCCAGCGCAGAGCAAGGTAGCTTATGAATATTTGCAGTGCATTGCCATTTATTTGGGGGCAACCGTCGCGAAATCCCAAAAAGTGGCTCAAATTCTGCATTTCGCAAAATATACTTCAACCAATTATATTTAGCGTGCACATGGCCTCAGCAACGTAGATAAGCAACGGTTTCTCTGAGAGAGAACACTCCGCAAGTAAATACCAGTGGCGTTAGTATGAATTTTTATTCGATGTAATTAAGAAAGAATGGCCCAATAGGGAACGCAAGCGGAAAAGCAGGAGCAATATGCGAATTGGCTCATCGCAAGCAAGCGCCGAAGCCGAAGTGTCAAGTTTGGGGTGGTTAGCTAAACGAAAACATTAATAATAAAATCATTATTCAAAATGAAGGTAAGAAACGGAGGCGGATGAAGGCAGACAGATGAAGCGGCGAAGTTGCTTCTTGAAGGCGGATTTCAGGAATTTAGCGAGCACCTGGAGTTTTGCACTCTAGGAGAGCCCGCCAGATTAGGAAGCGACGTGTTCAAATATATTTCGGTTAGCAAAGCACCTAGTTTTGCTCAGGTATAGGTCCGCGACGCAGCACAAGGACGATATGCATCAAGCAGATGAGATTTCGCTAAACACGCCAACGATGTTATTAAATACAAAAGGCAGGTTACCCGGTCGAGCTCCTGAAAACACTTTCCGTCATGCACTCGAACATGAAGAGCTTTTACACATAGACATCGACATGACGTCAAACTGGTAATAAAAACAATTTCCCGGTGGTCAGCGTCAACCTTTGCCCAAATGCTATTAGCCAAAGTGCAACTCATACAATGCAAACTCCGAGCAGCTAAGTAGATAAAGTTGTCATCTAGGCTGGGTAGACAAGACATCCTATTGCGAGGTCTTGTTCAGCCGGCTGTAGGGCACGCAGAGCTCGATGCAAGCTATTTCTCGAACCatagacacccgtgtgctgttaATCGTCTTTATAGATTGTCGCGATGAATGTCGTTCATGTGATATGTGGTGACGCGGCGTTCAGTGGCGATAAACGGtaaaatcatttatgtaaatacgCTATTGTAGTGCAGATGctattttttcatttcatttattggttttgtttggccagtacagagactgcaaacaagggagagcaagctaaaggcgcctagtagcgcctgacagaggcctgccctccccatgtaaaaaaaaaaacaaaaacaaaacaaagtggcaCTTGGCAATGGTACACAATTTCCATAAGTAACAGAAACTAGAAAAGCAGCGGATATATTGACAACGAAACAGAAATCAGTCATGCACAGAGCTAAGCACAACAAAACTAAGAGCAAAACATAACGAAGACAAAACTGATTAGGTAAAAACACACCACAActagctataacaaaaatattcatgaacagatttcctaaatctgacctcggacatattttgtactgacaattctgttaagtatggataggtgtttaatgtatgaggaattatgtgagttagtttttggaacccatagtttgtacaggattttgatgcatggtattgagggtgccttagactgtaagctgtttgggcaattaaatatgtgctctCGGAAGTCTGCCAGTTTCCTTTCATAAGGTTTCTGATATAAACAGCAAGCTTCTTGTGGTAGCGGCCGTGATGGTTAGCAGTATATGGTTGAGGAAGGAATGACCCGTGCTCTCACTGTAATGTAAATTATCAATCGCTCgtacagctcttttttgtaaagtaagtactttcacaagattggttgaggtagtcgttccccagatcaacaaacaatattgtacatgcgaaaagactagagagaaataaatttgtagtttgaattttcgaggcagtattgtgcgaaatttatttaggataccaacagagcgagccattttagtgcaaacgtagtttacatgatctgtccagagtaagtgttcttcaaaaatgaCTCCAAGGAACATTGTAGAGCTGACACGAGTTATAGGAGCTTGTTCGAAGTGAATTTGGAAGTTGTTcggaacttccttatttttggctCTAAACAGTATGTACTTTGTTTTCCTGACATTAAGTTCTAACCTATTTGATTTTAACCAAACAAACAATTGAGATAACCAACTattggaggctgcttgcaaaatattactatcttgccctgaaaaaatacgttagtatcgtctgcatagattatAATGTTGTCTGCTGGGCGAAGGttgacgatatcattaatatataataagaACAACGTTGGTCCtagaacggagccctgtggcacaccagacaCAATCTGACCAATCCCAGATGAAATACCGTTATTGATAGTTGTTTGAGATCGGTTGTCAAGGTAGCTAGCAAATAAGGTTAAAGGAACGCCTCGTATTCCATAACACTGCATTTTTTCAAGCAATATCGTATGATTAACCGAGTCAAACGCTTTCCTCATATCAAGGAATATGCCAactgttagcagtttattttctatgtttccaattagcttttctttgatttccagtaaggcggcctcagttgttttgttttgttttttgaaatccgtactgtTGCTTGGAGACGACATGGTTTTTGTCGAGATATTGAGAAAGACGTGAGTTGATTGCAAGTTCCGCAATCTTagagaaaactgaaagaatgAAGATCGGCcgataattatttaaatcattaaTGTCACCCCCTTTATGAATGGCAGTGACACGAGCTATTTTCAACTGATGTGGAAATGTGCCTGTCGTGAACATTAGGTTGACTATATGTGCTAATGGTATCGCAATGGCATCTGCTACTTTCTTGATCGGGACTGGAGCTATGCCATCTACACCTGGAGCACTATTACTGCGTAAGGAGTGAATAATGGTAATTATTTCTGAGTCAGTGCATGGTAACAAAAACATGGAATTACTTTGTTTACTGCTTATATAGACTGAGGCATCTTGATGTGGACCATCAGTTGATTTTCGTGCAAAAACAGATAAGAAATGCCCATTAAATTCATTCGCTAGGTCAGCGCCATCATAGTTCGCACCATGAATGTGGAGTGAGACGGGTGCGTTGGTTCTGTTTTTACCTAGAAGATCGTTAAGTGTATTCCATGTTCTCTTCGAGCCATCAGACATGGAGAACTTTCTCGCGTAATAATCACTTCTTGCTTTTTTAATGTCAGCGCCTAACTTATTGCGGAACGTTTTGAATTGACGGAGAATGTCAGTGTCTTTTGTTCTCACAAAACGAGAAAAAAGTCTGTTCTTTTCCTGTATGCGGTCATATAGTTGTTTTGAAATCCACGGCTTTCTTGATTTTCTAAGAGTTCTGTGCGTTGCTTGCGGAAATGCAGTATTATAGTGCTCTTGAATAGTAGATATAAAATTTGTGTACGATTTGATTGCATCCTCCTGTCTTAAAATATTACTCCAATCTGCGCTAGCAAAAAGACGTCGAAACTCTGATAAGCTGTTTTCATCAATTCTTCTAAATGTAGAAGTTTCCGGTTTACTCCTGTGTTGTTTTGGTTGACTCGGAACTATACAGAATATAGGCATATGGTCACTAATGCTTAATGTCAAAACGCCAGCCGGGACATCACTAGTGCAAATATTCGTAAAGCACACATCAATAAGCGTTTCGAAGTTATCAGTAACTCGTGTTGGTGAGGATCGACGGACGCAAGGATCGACGGACGTGCGCGCTAAGACGTCTAGCCGCTCCATATTGCGCAAAACAGTACAAGAGTTCATGCCCAGTAAtattaaaacagttttcagaagCACAGAAAGATACGCATTTAAATGATTGAATTTGATGCCAAACTGATGGAGCAAAAGTAATATACAAAAAAAACCCACAACGAGCAGGCATAGGAGTTTGCTCATCATTAAATATATGAATAGCATTAGCCAGCCTAATATCATCTAAGCCGCCACTGCTCAGAGCACAGAATTAAGTATATTGCTGAGTTTTCAAATCCTGGCTGATATAAGAATTTTGTGATATGCGTTTTAAACGCATTACCTTTAAATGAGCCCCAACCTGGTTTAACACCTAAACACGTCACCAGAATAGATTTATAGAGTAAATATATATCTGCTTCTTTTCAGGTAAAATGCTGGAACCAAGCAAACGGCTGCAACGCATTTCTGCCAGCGTCGAAAGTCTCCAAACATTTTCTACACGAATGCCAATTTCATTTGACAAGCTGCCCTAAATGCTCGGTCGCTGTTCTGAGCAACGATGTGTGCGCGCATCTGCGGTCACATTGTAAGGCAGAGTTTGCTTCTGCTGTGAGCGCTACCCAAACTGAGGAAGATATACGTCGAGAAAAGAAGGGTTTGGAAACCTCCGTGGCAGACATCAAGACAGCACTTCTGAAAGCAACAGAGTCACAGCTTGCAGCGTTCAAGGCGATGCTGGACGACCGTGTTGGTGAAATGGGGGCTGGGCTTGAGCGCCTCTTTGTTGAAAATAGCTCTCAAAACAACCGCTTGAATGTGCTCTCCCACGATATAAACGTGCTGAGAGCAACATTGAAACATACACTGCAAGACGTTGCGAAACAAAATGACGGGTTTCTACCGACAGCAGCGAAGGCGACCATCCAAGAGGATGCACAGCCGGCAATGACTGAGGCTGCATGTCGCGAAGTGACCACGCTTCTGCAGCACATGAGTAAAGCAGCCAGAACCCACGAGTGGGTTCTGGATGGTTACGGGGAACTCGTCAGAACGGCAAGCAGACAGGCCAGAGTTGAGTGCTGGAGCGAGAGGGTGTACCTGTGTGGCTTCTACTTATCCCCGGGAGTGGTCCTTGAGAAAGACGACGGTTACGTGGTGCTGCACTTTCGTCTTCGTCTGGAAGAGGTGGAGGTCAGCAAGTTCCACAACTGGCCTCTGGACCACAACATCAAGCTGAGAATTATCGACCCCTGCGTCGGTCCCGACCGGCACATTACCGTGAAACCTGCATGGTACTCTAACCTGGGACATGGCCGTCACGACCCTCATTCGATGAGACGCACCGAGCAGAAGTTTTACAACAGCGACTTACATGAAGCTGGCTATGTCAAGAATGACCAGCTCCTTCTCACACTTGAGCTGGTCGTCTGATACAAAGGGAAGAAAATCGCAGGATCTCTGCCGCCGCCCAGCATCGAACCGTCTGCAGGAATCTTGGATTCAAC
The genomic region above belongs to Amblyomma americanum isolate KBUSLIRL-KWMA chromosome 9, ASM5285725v1, whole genome shotgun sequence and contains:
- the LOC144103221 gene encoding uncharacterized protein LOC144103221, translating into MCPGGRLYTLVGFSAELDRRPLYFTETIPPARVCSACGIVAKTIGILPCAHFMCRGCYQKCAVPGGHSCPLDDEKCRDQDVDWKDFPDENLLRRQVKCWNQANGCNAFLPASKVSKHFLHECQFHLTSCPKCSVAVLSNDVCAHLRSHCKAEFASAVSATQTEEDIRREKKGLETSVADIKTALLKATESQLAAFKAMLDDRVGEMGAGLERLFVENSSQNNRLNVLSHDINVLRATLKHTLQDVAKQNDGFLPTAAKATIQEDAQPAMTEAACREVTTLLQHMSKAARTHEWVLDGYGELVRTASRQARVECWSERVYLCGFYLSPGVVLEKDDGYVVLHFRLRLEEVEVSKFHNWPLDHNIKLRIIDPCVGPDRHITVKPAWYSNLGHGRHDPHSMRRTEQKFYNSDLHEAGYVKNDQLLLTLELVV